From a single Planctellipticum variicoloris genomic region:
- the argF gene encoding ornithine carbamoyltransferase, with product MRHLNSLLELRREDVDAIFSLARVLKVGLENGQRPPLLAGRVLTQVFEKPSLRTRVSFEAAMMQLGGSSIFLPAKDAGLGGREAIRDVARVLGGYSDVIVLRTFSQQLIDDFVAFSGTSVINGLSDLRHPCQALTDLFTMQEAFGEIRGRKFVFVGDGNNVAASLATACAMLEVPMTVCTPNDYRLPDDFLVKLRLRCPKAEIEQTSDLKDALKDASIVYTDVWTSMGQEAEDGERQQVLGPFQVNAQVMRLAPRTARFMHCLPAKRGREVTDEVIDGPQSIVFQQADNRMHLAKGLFCWVLEVTP from the coding sequence ATGCGGCATCTGAACTCGTTACTGGAACTGCGACGCGAGGACGTCGACGCCATTTTTTCGCTCGCACGCGTGTTGAAGGTCGGGCTGGAGAACGGGCAGCGTCCGCCGCTGCTCGCCGGCCGGGTTCTGACGCAGGTCTTCGAAAAGCCCTCGCTGCGCACGCGGGTCAGCTTCGAAGCGGCGATGATGCAGCTTGGCGGCAGCAGCATCTTTCTGCCGGCGAAAGACGCGGGACTCGGCGGTCGAGAAGCGATCCGCGACGTGGCCCGGGTGCTGGGGGGCTACAGCGATGTCATCGTGCTGCGAACGTTTTCGCAGCAGCTCATCGACGACTTCGTCGCCTTCTCCGGAACTTCCGTGATCAACGGCCTGTCCGATCTGCGTCATCCCTGCCAGGCGCTGACCGACCTGTTCACGATGCAGGAAGCCTTTGGCGAGATCCGCGGCCGTAAATTCGTGTTTGTGGGGGACGGGAACAACGTCGCGGCGTCGCTCGCCACGGCCTGTGCGATGCTCGAGGTCCCGATGACCGTCTGCACCCCCAATGACTATCGCCTGCCGGACGACTTTCTGGTCAAACTGCGGCTGCGCTGCCCCAAGGCCGAGATTGAACAGACCTCCGATCTCAAAGACGCCTTGAAGGACGCGTCGATCGTCTATACGGACGTCTGGACCAGCATGGGCCAGGAGGCCGAGGATGGAGAGCGACAGCAGGTGCTGGGGCCGTTTCAGGTCAATGCGCAGGTGATGCGGCTGGCCCCCAGAACCGCCCGCTTCATGCACTGCCTCCCGGCGAAGCGAGGCCGCGAGGTCACCGATGAAGTGATCGACGGCCCGCAGAGCATCGTCTTCCAGCAGGCGGATAACCGGATGCACCTCGCGAAGGGACTCTTCTGCTGGGTGCTGGAGGTGACTCCGTAG
- a CDS encoding PP2C family protein-serine/threonine phosphatase, whose amino-acid sequence MDREFVESEAQDDGSNRPAEVRTRLQHVLETMREMSLQTDPQKMVGAYVRRMQSMMPMDARLGLSRRGLVNPQVRITRFSGWNEDINPWMDQSRLPIVAGGLLADLIYSDEPQIISDLRISSDDPAAEFLGEMRSLLAIPLFDEGVSLNMVVLLRREPDAFRLDELPERVWMANLFGRATSNLVLAEQRDAAYRMVDDELRVVADIQRSLLPTSLPTIPGMELAAHYQTSQRAGGDYYDFFALPEGRWGLLIADVSGHGTPAAVVMAVTHCIAHTLPGAPTPPGVLLEHLNHHLTRRYTRDSGRFVTAFYAEFDPATRRLKYASAGHNPPRLRHCGQPEVLSLDEANTLPLGIAPDWTFPVRTVDLLPGDRLVLYTDGIVEAGNGHGQMFGTERLDAILQDCTGTATQTRDRILREIHDFTEGLPPADDRTLLVIDVS is encoded by the coding sequence GTGGACCGGGAATTTGTGGAATCCGAAGCGCAGGACGACGGCTCGAATCGACCGGCCGAAGTCCGAACCCGCCTCCAGCACGTACTGGAAACCATGCGGGAAATGAGTCTGCAGACCGACCCGCAGAAGATGGTTGGCGCTTACGTCCGGCGGATGCAGTCCATGATGCCCATGGATGCACGGCTGGGACTCAGCCGTCGCGGCCTGGTCAATCCGCAGGTCAGGATCACCCGCTTCAGCGGCTGGAATGAAGACATCAATCCCTGGATGGATCAAAGCCGGCTGCCGATCGTCGCCGGCGGACTGCTCGCCGATCTGATCTACAGCGACGAACCGCAGATCATCAGCGATCTGCGGATCAGCAGCGACGATCCCGCGGCCGAGTTTCTGGGGGAAATGCGATCGCTTCTGGCCATTCCGCTGTTCGACGAGGGCGTTTCACTGAATATGGTCGTCCTGTTGCGCCGGGAGCCCGATGCGTTTCGACTCGACGAACTTCCCGAGCGGGTCTGGATGGCCAATCTCTTCGGGCGAGCCACCAGCAATCTGGTCCTCGCCGAGCAGCGCGACGCCGCGTATCGGATGGTCGACGACGAGCTGCGTGTGGTGGCGGATATTCAGCGCTCGCTGCTGCCGACGTCGCTCCCGACCATCCCCGGAATGGAACTGGCCGCTCACTATCAGACGTCGCAGCGGGCTGGCGGCGACTACTATGACTTCTTCGCGCTGCCGGAAGGTCGCTGGGGACTGCTGATCGCCGACGTCAGCGGACACGGAACGCCGGCCGCGGTCGTGATGGCGGTGACCCATTGCATCGCCCATACGCTGCCCGGGGCGCCGACTCCCCCGGGAGTCCTGCTGGAGCATCTCAACCATCACCTGACCCGACGCTACACGCGAGACTCCGGACGGTTCGTGACGGCGTTCTATGCCGAGTTCGATCCCGCAACCCGGCGGCTGAAGTACGCTTCAGCAGGGCACAACCCGCCCCGCCTGCGGCATTGCGGCCAGCCGGAAGTACTCAGCCTCGACGAGGCCAACACCTTGCCGCTGGGAATCGCCCCCGACTGGACGTTCCCGGTCAGAACTGTCGACCTGCTGCCGGGCGATCGACTGGTGCTGTATACCGACGGAATCGTGGAAGCGGGGAACGGTCACGGACAGATGTTCGGCACGGAGCGCCTGGATGCCATCCTGCAGGACTGCACCGGCACGGCGACTCAAACGCGCGACCGGATTCTCCGCGAGATCCACGACTTCACTGAGGGTCTGCCCCCCGCCGACGACCGGACGCTCCTGGTCATCGACGTGTCCTGA